One region of Deinococcus budaensis genomic DNA includes:
- a CDS encoding YlxR family protein — translation MTVPASLPPTAPSRHVPERSCVACRAKRPQGEFVRVTRVEGGWRVLPGQRTGRGAYVCADSPACWAEKRLRRAFREGAPAISAALHARQAPSVPPITPTPDQP, via the coding sequence GTGACCGTGCCTGCTTCCCTCCCCCCCACCGCGCCCTCCCGGCATGTCCCGGAGCGCAGTTGCGTCGCCTGCCGCGCCAAACGTCCCCAGGGCGAGTTCGTGCGGGTGACGCGGGTGGAGGGCGGCTGGCGCGTGTTGCCGGGCCAGCGGACAGGCCGGGGCGCCTACGTGTGCGCCGATTCGCCCGCGTGCTGGGCCGAAAAACGGCTGCGGCGGGCCTTCCGGGAAGGTGCCCCGGCGATCAGCGCGGCGCTGCACGCCCGGCAGGCGCCGTCCGTCCCCCCCATCACCCCAACCCCGGATCAGCCCTGA
- the nusA gene encoding transcription termination factor NusA, whose amino-acid sequence MTQGEFNFADALREVAQQRNINEMQLIEAFEQSLAQAYTRNVEPDRRVEVHLDPQSGELEVLIVREVVEKVEDENLQISLADALELDPGVELGMEMEFPVDREKFSRIALQAAKQTLTQKMRETERNVVFNEYKDREGQVLTAQVARSDNKGNWFVELGAGEAILPPREQIPGEKLTPGNRVKIYLKEVRKTPKGPTILASRADERLLDYLLRQEIPEVANGIVEVKAIAREAGQRSKVAVFSHNANVDPIGACIGHRGNRIQAVTGELGRERVDVILWDANTRDFIRNALSPAKVGLIDLHPDSREATVTVTPDQLSLAIGKGGQNVRLAAKLTGFKIDLRETAAVSDLDAAMQQALQDEQEGAGQGSAAASAFDALFRDSKSVATASPDDAQE is encoded by the coding sequence ATGACCCAGGGAGAATTCAACTTCGCGGATGCACTGCGCGAAGTGGCGCAGCAGCGCAACATCAACGAGATGCAGCTGATCGAGGCCTTCGAGCAGTCGCTCGCGCAGGCCTACACCCGCAACGTGGAACCCGACCGCCGCGTCGAGGTCCACCTCGATCCCCAGAGCGGCGAACTCGAAGTCTTGATCGTGCGCGAGGTCGTCGAGAAGGTGGAGGACGAGAACCTCCAGATTTCTCTCGCCGACGCCCTCGAACTCGATCCCGGCGTCGAACTCGGCATGGAGATGGAGTTTCCGGTGGACCGCGAGAAGTTCTCCCGGATCGCTCTCCAGGCCGCCAAGCAGACCCTGACCCAGAAGATGCGCGAGACCGAGCGCAACGTCGTGTTCAACGAGTACAAGGACCGCGAGGGCCAGGTGCTCACCGCGCAGGTCGCCCGCAGCGACAACAAGGGCAACTGGTTCGTCGAACTCGGCGCCGGGGAAGCGATCCTGCCGCCCCGCGAGCAGATTCCCGGCGAGAAGCTGACCCCCGGCAACCGGGTCAAGATCTACCTCAAGGAGGTCCGCAAGACGCCCAAGGGGCCGACCATCCTGGCGAGCCGGGCCGACGAGCGGCTGCTGGACTACCTGCTCCGGCAGGAAATCCCCGAAGTCGCCAACGGCATCGTGGAGGTCAAGGCGATTGCCCGCGAGGCCGGGCAGCGCTCCAAGGTGGCGGTCTTCTCGCACAACGCCAACGTGGACCCCATCGGCGCGTGCATCGGGCACCGCGGCAACCGCATCCAGGCCGTGACGGGCGAACTCGGCCGCGAGCGGGTGGACGTGATTCTCTGGGACGCCAACACCCGCGACTTTATCCGCAACGCGCTCTCGCCAGCCAAGGTGGGCCTGATCGACCTGCACCCCGACAGCCGCGAGGCGACCGTGACGGTCACGCCCGACCAGCTCTCGCTCGCCATCGGCAAGGGCGGGCAGAACGTGCGGCTGGCCGCCAAGCTGACCGGCTTCAAGATCGACCTGCGCGAGACGGCGGCCGTTTCCGACCTCGACGCCGCCATGCAGCAGGCGCTGCAAGACGAGCAGGAGGGCGCGGGCCAGGGCAGCGCCGCCGCCTCGGCCTTCGACGCGCTGTTCCGCGACAGCAAGTCGGTGGCGACCGCCAGCCCGGACGACGCCCAGGAGTAA
- the rimP gene encoding ribosome maturation factor RimP, with translation MNNNATHNSDTLQRLADGVLRPLGFEVLDVQVQNPGRRPIVVIRMDRLDEQPVTVENLEAASRAVGAEFDRTDPIAGEYRLELESPGAKRPLTRARHFERMVGLKARVRHEAHSFTAPIKAVEGDAVTFAVEGQGDVTLRVGTFQGNLAEFPDRHR, from the coding sequence ATGAATAACAACGCAACGCACAATTCAGACACTCTTCAGCGCCTTGCCGACGGCGTCTTGCGGCCCCTGGGCTTCGAGGTGCTCGACGTGCAGGTGCAAAACCCCGGTCGGCGGCCCATCGTGGTGATCCGGATGGACCGCCTCGACGAGCAGCCCGTGACGGTCGAGAATCTGGAGGCCGCCAGCCGCGCGGTCGGCGCGGAGTTCGACCGCACGGACCCCATCGCGGGCGAGTACCGGCTGGAACTCGAGTCGCCGGGCGCCAAGCGTCCGCTCACCCGCGCGCGGCATTTCGAGCGCATGGTGGGTCTCAAGGCCCGGGTGCGGCACGAGGCCCACAGCTTCACCGCGCCCATCAAGGCGGTCGAGGGCGACGCGGTCACCTTCGCGGTCGAGGGCCAGGGCGACGTGACGCTGAGGGTCGGGACCTTCCAGGGCAACCTGGCCGAGTTCCCCGACCGCCACCGCTAA
- a CDS encoding LCP family protein, which translates to MRRAALVLLTVLAGLVALAAPAFPALSRYGALPRVADGPVNVLLAGVDVDYDDAAAVWPYPPKPEAYDQRTDTLMLAQVRPDGAVKLLSIPRDTWVNIPGYRWSKINAANPQGGPELLVRTVQELTGLRVDAHVLLSLGALRALTEAAGGVTLDVPGRMKYDDNAGHLHIDLQPGRQHLSGEQVEGFLRFRHDNLGDIGRVARQQAFLTAMTNRMTNPLNWWRLPGMVGALHQNTRSDLTRDEVGALLGAALHGPRISTYTVPGDFGGPTWVPDRAALSALIAEHFRDPNDPRGLRVAVLNVGAPDGSARQLREQLLTLGYQNVWVADAPRADVGTTVSGAAAEQVLRDVGHGQLSRDAGAPGADVTVRLGTDTPAP; encoded by the coding sequence GTGCGCCGCGCCGCCCTTGTCCTCCTGACCGTTCTCGCGGGCCTCGTCGCCCTCGCCGCTCCCGCCTTTCCCGCCCTGAGCCGTTACGGGGCGCTGCCCCGCGTGGCGGACGGTCCGGTCAACGTGCTGCTCGCCGGGGTGGACGTGGACTACGACGACGCGGCCGCCGTGTGGCCGTACCCGCCCAAGCCGGAAGCCTACGACCAGCGCACCGACACGTTGATGCTCGCGCAGGTGCGCCCCGACGGCGCCGTGAAGTTGCTGAGCATTCCGCGCGACACCTGGGTGAACATTCCCGGCTACCGCTGGAGCAAGATCAACGCCGCCAACCCCCAGGGCGGGCCGGAGTTGCTGGTCCGCACCGTGCAGGAGCTGACGGGCCTGCGGGTGGACGCCCACGTGCTGCTCTCGCTGGGTGCTCTGCGGGCGCTCACCGAGGCGGCGGGCGGGGTCACGCTGGACGTGCCGGGGCGCATGAAGTACGACGACAACGCCGGGCACCTGCACATCGACCTTCAGCCGGGGCGCCAGCACCTCAGCGGCGAGCAGGTCGAGGGCTTCCTCCGCTTCCGGCACGACAACCTGGGCGACATCGGGCGCGTCGCGCGGCAGCAGGCGTTCCTGACGGCGATGACGAACCGGATGACCAACCCGCTGAACTGGTGGCGCCTTCCCGGCATGGTGGGCGCCCTGCACCAGAACACCCGCTCGGACCTGACGCGGGACGAGGTCGGCGCGCTGCTGGGCGCGGCGCTGCACGGGCCGCGCATCAGCACCTACACCGTGCCCGGCGACTTCGGCGGCCCGACCTGGGTCCCCGACCGCGCGGCGCTCTCGGCGCTGATCGCCGAGCACTTCCGCGACCCCAATGACCCGCGCGGCCTGCGGGTGGCGGTGCTGAACGTCGGCGCCCCCGACGGCAGCGCCCGGCAGCTGCGCGAGCAGCTCCTGACCCTGGGCTACCAGAACGTGTGGGTCGCCGACGCCCCGCGCGCCGACGTGGGTACCACCGTGAGCGGCGCGGCCGCCGAGCAGGTGCTCCGTGACGTGGGCCACGGCCAGCTCAGCCGGGACGCGGGCGCCCCCGGCGCCGACGTGACCGTGCGGCTGGGCACCGACACCCCCGCGCCCTGA
- a CDS encoding glycosyltransferase family 2 protein — translation MVKQFSVIVAVYNAQNYLQETLVSLQRQTYREFEVVMVDDGSTDQSAEIARQFCISDPRFRLLSTPNRGISPTRNLAIEHARGDWLAICDADDTWNPHKLEKQAAFIAAWDDRAHGPLAALGTAGYITNRFGQVRRVEDLGITTLEDYRYWRDEIGQMAMINSSVVFRKDLFFEVGGYRADYTPAEDTDLWTRLAGRGVVLNLPGRLTYYRMHGENISESSYVRMMLNARRVRANSGRRRAGLPEYSYDEFYAHLAEHPEQLARLLRQLRHEMHYYVARNRWNNGRRLGGLGRFLRATLLAPERSLRLLREGYLHRLRRGQAA, via the coding sequence ATGGTCAAGCAATTTTCTGTCATCGTCGCGGTCTACAACGCCCAGAACTACCTTCAGGAGACGCTGGTGTCTCTGCAACGCCAGACCTACCGGGAGTTCGAGGTCGTGATGGTGGACGACGGCTCGACCGACCAGAGCGCCGAGATCGCCCGGCAGTTTTGCATCAGCGACCCCCGCTTCCGGCTGCTGTCCACCCCCAACCGGGGGATCTCGCCCACCCGCAACCTCGCGATCGAGCACGCCCGGGGCGACTGGCTGGCGATCTGCGACGCCGACGACACCTGGAACCCGCACAAGCTCGAAAAGCAGGCGGCCTTTATCGCGGCGTGGGACGACCGGGCCCACGGTCCCCTCGCCGCGCTGGGCACCGCCGGGTACATCACCAACCGGTTCGGGCAGGTGCGGCGGGTCGAGGACCTGGGCATCACCACGCTGGAGGACTACCGCTACTGGCGCGACGAGATCGGGCAGATGGCGATGATCAACTCGTCGGTGGTGTTTCGCAAGGACCTCTTTTTCGAGGTGGGCGGCTACCGCGCGGACTACACGCCCGCCGAGGACACCGACCTGTGGACCCGGCTGGCAGGGCGGGGGGTGGTGCTCAACCTGCCCGGGCGCCTGACCTACTACCGGATGCACGGCGAGAACATCTCGGAGAGCAGCTACGTCCGCATGATGCTCAATGCCCGGCGGGTCCGCGCCAACTCGGGGCGGCGCCGCGCGGGGCTGCCGGAATACAGCTACGACGAGTTCTACGCGCACCTGGCCGAGCATCCGGAGCAGCTCGCCCGATTGCTGCGGCAGCTGAGGCACGAGATGCACTACTACGTGGCGCGCAACCGCTGGAACAACGGCCGCCGTTTGGGCGGACTGGGCCGTTTTCTGCGCGCGACCCTGCTGGCGCCGGAGCGCAGCCTGCGCCTGCTGCGCGAGGGCTACCTGCACCGCCTGCGCCGGGGGCAGGCGGCGTGA
- a CDS encoding ABC transporter permease, giving the protein MTGHSAPAPPAAADFDLVIEGGRHERGYWRDLWRYRELLLFLAWRDLLVRYKQTVLGVAWSVLRPLATMAVFTFVFSRVAGLPSEEGVPYPILVYAAMLPWNLFAGAMSDSSNSVVGSSAIVSKVYFPRLIIPASTVLVNVVDFLISLAVLLGLMLALGFVPSWRMVLLPLFVVPALLGALGLGMTLAALNVRFRDVRVLIPFITQFGLYLSPVGFSSNVVPEAWRGLYALNPMVGVIDGFRWAILGDRVSMNWPGFVLACGVVTALFGLGLWVFRRTERQFADVI; this is encoded by the coding sequence ATGACGGGCCACTCTGCTCCCGCGCCGCCCGCCGCCGCCGACTTCGATCTGGTGATCGAGGGCGGGCGGCACGAGCGCGGCTACTGGCGCGACCTGTGGCGCTACCGCGAACTGCTGCTCTTTCTGGCGTGGCGGGACCTCCTCGTGCGCTACAAGCAGACGGTCCTGGGCGTGGCCTGGAGCGTCCTGCGCCCGCTGGCGACCATGGCGGTGTTCACCTTCGTGTTCAGCCGGGTCGCGGGCCTCCCCTCCGAAGAGGGCGTGCCGTACCCGATCCTGGTCTACGCGGCGATGCTGCCCTGGAACCTCTTCGCGGGGGCCATGAGTGACAGCAGCAATTCGGTGGTGGGCAGCTCGGCCATCGTGTCCAAGGTGTATTTTCCGCGGCTGATCATCCCGGCGAGCACCGTGCTGGTGAACGTGGTCGATTTTCTGATCTCGCTGGCGGTGCTGCTGGGGCTGATGCTCGCGCTCGGGTTCGTGCCGTCGTGGCGGATGGTGCTGCTGCCGCTGTTCGTGGTGCCCGCGCTGCTGGGGGCGCTGGGGCTGGGGATGACGCTGGCGGCGCTGAACGTGCGCTTCCGCGACGTGCGGGTGCTGATTCCCTTTATCACCCAGTTCGGGCTGTACCTCTCGCCGGTGGGCTTCAGCAGCAACGTGGTGCCCGAGGCGTGGCGGGGGCTGTACGCCCTCAACCCGATGGTGGGCGTGATTGACGGCTTTCGCTGGGCGATTCTGGGCGACCGGGTAAGCATGAACTGGCCGGGCTTCGTGCTGGCCTGCGGGGTGGTCACGGCGCTGTTCGGGTTGGGCCTGTGGGTCTTCCGCCGCACCGAGCGCCAGTTCGCGGACGTGATCTGA
- a CDS encoding ABC transporter ATP-binding protein translates to MTVIDVEGLSKRYTLRHEQTHDTLRDQLAHGARALWQRARGGGQERGGSETFWALRDVAFQVREGDRLGIVGRNGAGKSTLLKVLSRITEPTSGRVRMRGRVASLLEVGTGFHPELTGRENIYLNGAILGMRRGEIRRRFDEIVAFSEIERFLDTPVKRYSSGMYVRLAFAVAAHLEPEVLIVDEVLAVGDLEFQKKCLGKMEAVGREGRTVIFVSHNLAAISQLCSSGLLLSGGQVEVAGPVGQVVSAYLSRMGAVGESADLASGPPRPGTQAARFEWAEVQGADGAPRREFSLGEDVAIRFRVNFTPRFTERQVRLSVVVRAADGTRVCDLNDVDSHFDLRDFGPHETLTVTLRDLRFYPDIYYVGLWAGSDYADETHDYAEDCLSFEVVDGGRLTTRRLSRSSGLIYLTPEWRREQVTAQAGAAQAVS, encoded by the coding sequence ATGACGGTGATCGACGTGGAAGGGCTGTCCAAGCGCTACACCCTGCGCCACGAACAGACGCACGACACCCTGCGCGATCAGCTCGCGCACGGGGCGCGGGCGCTGTGGCAGCGGGCGCGCGGCGGCGGGCAGGAGAGAGGCGGCAGCGAGACCTTCTGGGCGCTGCGCGACGTGGCCTTTCAGGTGCGCGAGGGCGACCGCCTGGGCATCGTGGGGCGCAACGGGGCAGGCAAGTCTACGCTGCTCAAGGTGCTCTCGCGCATCACCGAGCCGACCTCCGGGCGGGTGCGGATGCGCGGGCGGGTCGCCAGCCTGCTGGAGGTCGGCACCGGCTTCCACCCCGAGTTGACCGGCCGCGAGAACATCTATCTCAACGGGGCGATCCTGGGCATGCGCCGGGGCGAGATCCGGCGCCGCTTCGACGAGATCGTGGCCTTTTCCGAGATCGAGCGCTTTCTGGACACGCCGGTCAAGCGCTATTCCAGCGGCATGTACGTGCGCCTGGCCTTTGCGGTGGCCGCCCACCTCGAACCCGAGGTTCTGATCGTGGACGAGGTGCTGGCGGTGGGCGACCTGGAATTCCAGAAAAAGTGTCTGGGCAAGATGGAGGCCGTGGGCCGTGAGGGCCGCACCGTGATTTTCGTGAGCCACAACCTCGCCGCGATCAGCCAGCTGTGCAGCAGCGGCCTGCTGCTCTCGGGCGGGCAGGTCGAGGTGGCGGGGCCGGTGGGGCAGGTCGTCTCGGCGTACCTGAGCCGCATGGGGGCGGTGGGCGAGTCGGCGGACCTCGCCTCGGGACCGCCCCGGCCCGGCACCCAGGCGGCGCGCTTCGAGTGGGCCGAGGTGCAGGGCGCGGACGGCGCGCCCCGCCGCGAATTCTCGCTGGGCGAGGACGTGGCGATCCGGTTCCGGGTGAACTTCACGCCGCGCTTCACCGAGCGGCAGGTGCGGCTCTCGGTGGTCGTGAGGGCAGCCGACGGCACGCGGGTGTGCGACCTCAACGACGTGGACTCCCACTTCGACCTGCGCGACTTCGGTCCGCACGAGACGCTGACCGTCACCCTGCGCGACCTGCGCTTTTACCCCGACATCTACTACGTCGGGCTGTGGGCGGGCAGCGACTACGCCGACGAGACCCACGACTACGCCGAGGACTGCCTGAGTTTCGAGGTCGTGGACGGCGGGCGGCTGACCACCCGGCGCCTGAGCCGCAGCTCGGGCCTGATCTACCTCACGCCGGAGTGGCGCCGCGAGCAGGTCACCGCCCAGGCCGGAGCGGCTCAGGCCGTCTCATGA
- a CDS encoding methyltransferase domain-containing protein — MESVDKDVGSPQVFPGARVSGGPERRPRPLRQVLGAAVPVLGPLTRRLLPPPLYARLRRQLRPEAPPPVGAVEFGSFRRLQPISQDYGFDRGVPVDRSYIEAFLERHAADVQGRVLEIANNAYTLRFGAGRVTRSDVLHVDPGHPAATFVGDLAHGEALPSGTFDCFILTQTLQYIYDLPAAVATIYRVLKPGGVVLATLPGITPTGGDDWPWYWSFTGHSARRCFEEAFPESHVEVGGHGNVLSAVAFLEGLSAAELRPAELAAHDPRYPVIYTVRATKPTSG, encoded by the coding sequence GTGGAGAGTGTGGACAAGGACGTGGGGTCGCCGCAAGTTTTTCCCGGGGCGCGCGTGAGTGGGGGGCCAGAACGGCGGCCGCGTCCGCTGCGGCAGGTGCTGGGCGCGGCCGTTCCGGTGCTCGGTCCCCTCACCCGGCGCCTGCTGCCGCCGCCGCTGTATGCCCGCCTGAGGCGGCAGCTGCGGCCGGAGGCGCCCCCCCCGGTCGGCGCGGTGGAGTTCGGCAGCTTCCGGCGGCTTCAGCCCATCAGCCAGGACTACGGCTTCGACCGGGGGGTGCCGGTGGACCGCAGCTATATCGAGGCCTTTTTGGAGCGGCACGCCGCCGACGTGCAGGGGCGCGTGCTGGAAATCGCGAACAATGCCTACACGCTCCGCTTCGGCGCGGGGCGGGTCACCCGCAGCGACGTGCTGCATGTCGATCCCGGGCATCCGGCCGCGACCTTTGTGGGTGACCTCGCGCACGGCGAGGCGCTGCCCTCCGGGACCTTCGACTGTTTCATCCTGACGCAGACGCTTCAGTACATCTACGACCTTCCGGCGGCCGTCGCCACGATTTACCGGGTGCTGAAACCCGGGGGCGTGGTGCTCGCCACCCTGCCGGGCATCACGCCCACGGGCGGCGACGACTGGCCGTGGTACTGGAGCTTTACCGGGCACTCGGCGCGGCGCTGCTTCGAGGAGGCCTTTCCGGAGAGCCACGTCGAGGTGGGGGGCCACGGCAACGTGCTGTCGGCCGTCGCCTTTCTGGAGGGGCTGTCGGCCGCCGAACTGCGGCCCGCGGAACTCGCCGCCCACGATCCCCGCTATCCGGTGATCTACACCGTCCGGGCCACCAAGCCCACCTCCGGGTGA
- a CDS encoding polysaccharide deacetylase family protein, with amino-acid sequence MPGSGRVRRGLRRLRGRVQHLADPPGVILLYHRVACPEVDPWGISVRPEHFAQHLEVLRRLARPAALARLGQDAGAGRRRGGLVAVTFDDGYADNLHAALPLLARHEVPATVFVASGYLGQPGPFWWDELAQLILRSPVLPERWRLENPDQEWRLGRAAQGPVSPAWRAETAADPGPRGRLYLDLYWRLRTLSGPDREALLSAVRAWVGASPPAEGPGAPDPHNRPLTPAELERLAAHPLVEIGAHTVTHPPLAELGPAAQRAEIQASKTRLEGLLQRPVTSFSLPYGSRSDQTLELVRQAGFVRACTSVSRGVRRGDQALALPRFSVADWNGQEFAARLGHWLGRSLAR; translated from the coding sequence GTGCCCGGCAGCGGCCGGGTGCGCCGCGGCCTGCGCCGCCTGCGGGGGCGGGTGCAGCACCTCGCTGACCCGCCGGGCGTCATCTTGCTCTACCACCGCGTGGCCTGCCCGGAGGTGGACCCCTGGGGCATCAGCGTGCGGCCCGAGCATTTCGCGCAGCATCTGGAGGTGCTGCGGCGCCTGGCCCGCCCGGCGGCGCTGGCGCGGCTGGGACAGGACGCGGGTGCCGGGCGCCGGCGCGGGGGGTTGGTCGCGGTCACCTTCGACGACGGGTACGCCGACAACCTCCACGCCGCCCTGCCCCTGCTGGCGCGCCACGAGGTGCCCGCCACCGTCTTTGTGGCGAGCGGCTACCTGGGGCAGCCGGGGCCTTTCTGGTGGGACGAGCTGGCGCAGCTGATCTTGCGTAGCCCCGTCCTGCCGGAGCGGTGGCGACTGGAGAACCCGGATCAGGAGTGGAGGCTGGGCCGCGCCGCCCAGGGGCCGGTGTCCCCGGCGTGGCGGGCCGAGACGGCGGCGGACCCCGGGCCACGCGGGCGGCTGTACCTCGACCTGTACTGGCGGCTGCGGACCCTGAGCGGCCCCGACAGAGAAGCGCTGCTCTCGGCGGTGCGCGCCTGGGTGGGCGCTTCCCCGCCGGCGGAGGGTCCCGGCGCCCCGGACCCCCACAACCGCCCGCTCACCCCGGCCGAACTGGAGCGCCTGGCCGCGCATCCGCTGGTCGAGATCGGCGCCCACACGGTGACGCATCCCCCGCTGGCCGAGCTGGGGCCGGCAGCCCAGCGGGCCGAGATTCAGGCCAGCAAGACCCGCCTGGAAGGCCTGCTCCAGCGTCCGGTGACGAGTTTCTCGTTGCCTTACGGCTCGCGGAGCGACCAGACCCTGGAGCTGGTGCGTCAGGCGGGGTTCGTCCGGGCCTGCACCTCCGTCAGCCGGGGGGTGCGCCGCGGCGACCAGGCCCTGGCGCTGCCGAGGTTCAGTGTGGCCGACTGGAACGGCCAGGAGTTCGCGGCGCGGCTGGGCCACTGGCTGGGGCGCTCCCTGGCCCGGTAA
- a CDS encoding glycosyltransferase family 2 protein: MTAPGPSPLVSVIIPAYNAAGYLEDTVDSVLRQTYPHVQAVIVDDGSTDETPGVAARLAARDPRVQVVRQENRGLPGARNTGIRHAAGEYLVFLDADDLIAPDKVERQLGYLLAHPGTDLVYSDYLMVSETLFPLSYERTRKRLPLREAYRYTNVFPVMAALLRTSLARRVGGFDASLHACEDWDFWLRCERAGRFAYLPGQVCVYRQHGTQMHRRYAFMWANITRMADKNFGRGTRAYRSVLGAFCWWQFRLHREGQPRWAWLRDAQTRGVLLRFLWVLRDPREMWFIVRSYRRGM, encoded by the coding sequence ATGACGGCCCCCGGACCGTCTCCGCTGGTCTCGGTCATCATCCCGGCGTACAACGCGGCGGGCTACCTGGAAGACACGGTGGACTCGGTGCTGCGCCAGACCTACCCGCACGTGCAGGCCGTGATCGTGGACGACGGCTCGACCGACGAGACGCCCGGGGTGGCGGCGCGGCTGGCGGCCCGGGACCCCCGGGTGCAGGTGGTGCGGCAGGAGAACCGGGGCCTGCCCGGCGCGCGCAACACCGGCATCCGGCACGCGGCGGGCGAGTACCTGGTCTTCCTGGACGCCGACGACCTGATTGCCCCCGACAAGGTCGAGCGGCAGCTGGGTTACCTGCTCGCGCACCCCGGGACCGATCTGGTGTATTCGGACTACCTGATGGTCAGCGAGACCCTGTTTCCGCTCTCCTACGAGCGCACCCGCAAGCGGCTGCCGCTGCGCGAGGCGTACCGCTACACCAATGTCTTTCCGGTGATGGCGGCGCTGCTGCGCACCTCGCTGGCGCGGCGGGTGGGGGGCTTTGACGCCTCGCTGCACGCCTGCGAGGACTGGGACTTCTGGCTGCGCTGCGAGCGGGCGGGCCGCTTTGCCTACCTGCCCGGCCAGGTGTGCGTGTACCGCCAGCACGGCACCCAGATGCACCGCCGCTACGCCTTCATGTGGGCCAACATCACGCGGATGGCAGACAAGAACTTCGGACGGGGCACCCGGGCCTACCGCAGCGTGCTGGGGGCCTTTTGCTGGTGGCAGTTCCGGCTGCACCGCGAGGGCCAGCCGCGCTGGGCCTGGCTGCGCGACGCCCAGACGCGCGGCGTGCTGCTGCGCTTCTTGTGGGTGTTGCGCGACCCGCGCGAGATGTGGTTCATCGTCCGGTCCTACCGGCGCGGGATGTGA